The Primulina eburnea isolate SZY01 chromosome 13, ASM2296580v1, whole genome shotgun sequence genome includes a region encoding these proteins:
- the LOC140810131 gene encoding DNA mismatch repair protein MLH1 isoform X1 yields MDMEPPRIHRLDEAVVNRISAGEVIQRPLSAVKELVENSLDAGSTSISVTLKDGGLKLIQVSDDGHGIRYEDLPILCERHTTSKLSKFEDLQCIKSMGFRGEALASMTYVGHVTVTTITEGQLHGYRTTYRDGLMEHEPKPCAAVKGTQIMIENLFYNMTARRKTLQNSADDYPKIVDLICRFAIHHKSVSFSCRKHGAARADVHSVATSSRLDAIRSVYGLSVAQQLMIVEASDDDPSSSIFKMEGLISNFNYIAKKATVVLFINDRLVECGALKRAIEIVYAATLPKASKPFIYLSIKLPPEHIDVNVHPTKKEVSLLKQEVIIEKIQSVIESKLRNSNESRTFQEQQRMDSTSSVSMTESKDSPSHPSPSGSKSQKVPVHKMVRTDSQDPAGRLHAYLQIKPCSNLAGSSLLTSVRSSVRQRRNPRETADLSSIQELTKEIDSGCHSELQDIVGHCTYIGMADDVFALLQHNTHLYLVNVVNLSKELIYQQVLRRFAHFTAIQLSNPAPLPELIMLALKEEDLDPEGNEDAELKEKIAEMNTELLKQKAELLEEYFGIHIDSSGNLSRLPIVLDQYTPDMDRVPEFILCLGNDVEWEDERTCFQTIAAAIGNFYAFHPPLLPNPSDNGLKFYKRDPSDGHEMRDTAKNSDSVKEDIDHELLSEAENAWAQREWSIQHVLFPSMRLFLKPPTSMATNGTFVKVASLEKLYKIFERC; encoded by the exons ATGGATATGGAGCCTCCGAGGATTCACCGCCTTGATGAGGCGGTAGTGAACAGGATTTCCGCTGGAGAGGTTATTCAACGGCCACTTTCTGCCGTGAAAGAGCTCGTGGAGAACAGCCTCGACGCGGGTTCCACCTCTATCTCAGTAACTCTCAAGGACGGTGGCCTCAAACTTATCCAAGTCTCCGACGATGGACATGGCATTCGA TACGAAGATCTGCCGATTCTTTGTGAAAGGCACACAACCTCGAAACTGAGTAAATTTGAGGACTTACAGTGCATTAAGTCGATGGGGTTTAGAGGGGAGGCTTTGGCAAGTATGACCTATGTTGGTCATGTCACAGTTACGACTATTACCGAGGGTCAGTTGCACGGTTACAG GACTACATATAGAGATGGTTTGATGGAGCATGAACCCAAGCCTTGTGCAGCTGTTAAAGGTACCCAAATCATG ATcgaaaatttattttacaacatgaCTGCCCGGAGGAAAACGCTACAGAATTCTGCTGATGACTATCCCAAAATAGTGGACTTAATCTGTAGGTTTGCAATCCATCACAAAAGTGTAAGCTTCTCTTGTAGAAAG CATGGAGCTGCTAGAGCTGATGTTCACTCAGTTGCTACATCTTCAAGGCTTGACGCAATCAGGTCTGTTTACGGGTTGTCAGTTGCTCAACAGCTGATGATTGTAGAAGCTTCTGATGACGATCCATCGAGTTCGATTTTCAAAATGGAaggtttgatatcaaattttaattacATAGCAAAGAAGGCAACTGTGGTGCTTTTTATCAATG ATAGACTTGTGGAGTGTGGTGCTTTAAAGAGGGCAATTGAAATTGTTTATGCTGCAACATTGCCGAAAGCATCGAAACCATTCATTTACTTGTCAATCAAATTGCCGCCTGAGCACATTGATGTGAACGTGCATCCAACAAAGAAAGAG GTAAGCCTACTGAAACAAGAAGTTATAATTGAGAAGATACAGTCTGTCATAGAATCCAAACTAAGGAACTCTAACGAGTCACGGACATTTCAAGAGCAG CAGAGAATGGATTCGACATCTTCTGTTTCTATGACTGAGAGCAAAGATTCTCCTAGTCACCCTTCACCTTCTG GTTCAAAGTCGCAAAAGGTTCCAGTGCACAAAATGGTACGGACGGATTCGCAGGATCCTGCTGGAAGGTTGCACGCATACTTGCAAATTAAACCTTGTAGCAATCTTGCAGGAAGTTCTCTCTTGACCTCTGTGAG GTCTTCTGTCAGGCAAAGGAGGAACCCCAGGGAAACTGCAGATCTTTCTAGCATTCAGGAACTTACTAAAGAGATTGATTCTGGTTGTCACTCTG AGTTGCAGGATATTGTTGGTCATTGTACATATATTGGGATGGCTGATGATGTATTTGCACTGCTTCAGCACAATACACACCTTTATCTCGTTAATGTGGTAAACTTGAG caaagaacttatttaccagCAAGTCTTACGGCGGTTTGCCCATTTTACTGCAATTCAACTGAGCAATCCGGCTCCATTGCCAGAACTGATAATGCTTGCACTGAAAGAGGAGGATTTGGATCCAGAAGGCAATGAAGATGCTGAACTAAAGGAAAAGATTGCTGAA ATGAATACGGAACTACTTAAGCAAAAGGCTGAATTGCTGGAGGAGTATTTTGGCATTCATATTGATTCAAGTGGTAATTTGTCCAGGCTTCCAATTGTACTTGACCAGTACACTCCAGACATGGACCGTGTTCCGGAGTTCATTCTTTGTCTGGGCAATGAT GTTGAATGGGAAGACGAGAGAACTTGTTTTCAAACAATCGCTGCTGCTATTGGGAATTTCTATGCCTTTCATCCTCCGCTGTTGCCTAATCCATCAGACAATGGCTTGAAGTTTTACAAGAGAGATCCCTCTGATGGTCATGAAATGAGAGATACCGCAAAAAATTCTG ATAGTGTGAAGGAAGACATTGACCATGAACTACTTTCGGAGGCCGAGAACGCTTGGGCTCAGCGTGAATGGTCAATTCAACATGTTTTATTTCCCTCCATGAGACTTTTTCTGAAGCCTCCTACTTCAATGGCTACAAATGGAACATTTGTCAAG GTGGCTTCACTGGAgaagctttataaaatttttgaaagatgCTAA
- the LOC140810131 gene encoding DNA mismatch repair protein MLH1 isoform X3, with product MNPSLVQLLKIENLFYNMTARRKTLQNSADDYPKIVDLICRFAIHHKSVSFSCRKHGAARADVHSVATSSRLDAIRSVYGLSVAQQLMIVEASDDDPSSSIFKMEGLISNFNYIAKKATVVLFINDRLVECGALKRAIEIVYAATLPKASKPFIYLSIKLPPEHIDVNVHPTKKEVSLLKQEVIIEKIQSVIESKLRNSNESRTFQEQQRMDSTSSVSMTESKDSPSHPSPSGSKSQKVPVHKMVRTDSQDPAGRLHAYLQIKPCSNLAGSSLLTSVRSSVRQRRNPRETADLSSIQELTKEIDSGCHSELQDIVGHCTYIGMADDVFALLQHNTHLYLVNVVNLSKELIYQQVLRRFAHFTAIQLSNPAPLPELIMLALKEEDLDPEGNEDAELKEKIAEMNTELLKQKAELLEEYFGIHIDSSGNLSRLPIVLDQYTPDMDRVPEFILCLGNDVEWEDERTCFQTIAAAIGNFYAFHPPLLPNPSDNGLKFYKRDPSDGHEMRDTAKNSDSVKEDIDHELLSEAENAWAQREWSIQHVLFPSMRLFLKPPTSMATNGTFVKVASLEKLYKIFERC from the exons ATGAACCCAAGCCTTGTGCAGCTGTTAAAG ATcgaaaatttattttacaacatgaCTGCCCGGAGGAAAACGCTACAGAATTCTGCTGATGACTATCCCAAAATAGTGGACTTAATCTGTAGGTTTGCAATCCATCACAAAAGTGTAAGCTTCTCTTGTAGAAAG CATGGAGCTGCTAGAGCTGATGTTCACTCAGTTGCTACATCTTCAAGGCTTGACGCAATCAGGTCTGTTTACGGGTTGTCAGTTGCTCAACAGCTGATGATTGTAGAAGCTTCTGATGACGATCCATCGAGTTCGATTTTCAAAATGGAaggtttgatatcaaattttaattacATAGCAAAGAAGGCAACTGTGGTGCTTTTTATCAATG ATAGACTTGTGGAGTGTGGTGCTTTAAAGAGGGCAATTGAAATTGTTTATGCTGCAACATTGCCGAAAGCATCGAAACCATTCATTTACTTGTCAATCAAATTGCCGCCTGAGCACATTGATGTGAACGTGCATCCAACAAAGAAAGAG GTAAGCCTACTGAAACAAGAAGTTATAATTGAGAAGATACAGTCTGTCATAGAATCCAAACTAAGGAACTCTAACGAGTCACGGACATTTCAAGAGCAG CAGAGAATGGATTCGACATCTTCTGTTTCTATGACTGAGAGCAAAGATTCTCCTAGTCACCCTTCACCTTCTG GTTCAAAGTCGCAAAAGGTTCCAGTGCACAAAATGGTACGGACGGATTCGCAGGATCCTGCTGGAAGGTTGCACGCATACTTGCAAATTAAACCTTGTAGCAATCTTGCAGGAAGTTCTCTCTTGACCTCTGTGAG GTCTTCTGTCAGGCAAAGGAGGAACCCCAGGGAAACTGCAGATCTTTCTAGCATTCAGGAACTTACTAAAGAGATTGATTCTGGTTGTCACTCTG AGTTGCAGGATATTGTTGGTCATTGTACATATATTGGGATGGCTGATGATGTATTTGCACTGCTTCAGCACAATACACACCTTTATCTCGTTAATGTGGTAAACTTGAG caaagaacttatttaccagCAAGTCTTACGGCGGTTTGCCCATTTTACTGCAATTCAACTGAGCAATCCGGCTCCATTGCCAGAACTGATAATGCTTGCACTGAAAGAGGAGGATTTGGATCCAGAAGGCAATGAAGATGCTGAACTAAAGGAAAAGATTGCTGAA ATGAATACGGAACTACTTAAGCAAAAGGCTGAATTGCTGGAGGAGTATTTTGGCATTCATATTGATTCAAGTGGTAATTTGTCCAGGCTTCCAATTGTACTTGACCAGTACACTCCAGACATGGACCGTGTTCCGGAGTTCATTCTTTGTCTGGGCAATGAT GTTGAATGGGAAGACGAGAGAACTTGTTTTCAAACAATCGCTGCTGCTATTGGGAATTTCTATGCCTTTCATCCTCCGCTGTTGCCTAATCCATCAGACAATGGCTTGAAGTTTTACAAGAGAGATCCCTCTGATGGTCATGAAATGAGAGATACCGCAAAAAATTCTG ATAGTGTGAAGGAAGACATTGACCATGAACTACTTTCGGAGGCCGAGAACGCTTGGGCTCAGCGTGAATGGTCAATTCAACATGTTTTATTTCCCTCCATGAGACTTTTTCTGAAGCCTCCTACTTCAATGGCTACAAATGGAACATTTGTCAAG GTGGCTTCACTGGAgaagctttataaaatttttgaaagatgCTAA
- the LOC140810131 gene encoding DNA mismatch repair protein MLH1 isoform X4, translating to MTARRKTLQNSADDYPKIVDLICRFAIHHKSVSFSCRKHGAARADVHSVATSSRLDAIRSVYGLSVAQQLMIVEASDDDPSSSIFKMEGLISNFNYIAKKATVVLFINDRLVECGALKRAIEIVYAATLPKASKPFIYLSIKLPPEHIDVNVHPTKKEVSLLKQEVIIEKIQSVIESKLRNSNESRTFQEQQRMDSTSSVSMTESKDSPSHPSPSGSKSQKVPVHKMVRTDSQDPAGRLHAYLQIKPCSNLAGSSLLTSVRSSVRQRRNPRETADLSSIQELTKEIDSGCHSELQDIVGHCTYIGMADDVFALLQHNTHLYLVNVVNLSKELIYQQVLRRFAHFTAIQLSNPAPLPELIMLALKEEDLDPEGNEDAELKEKIAEMNTELLKQKAELLEEYFGIHIDSSGNLSRLPIVLDQYTPDMDRVPEFILCLGNDVEWEDERTCFQTIAAAIGNFYAFHPPLLPNPSDNGLKFYKRDPSDGHEMRDTAKNSDSVKEDIDHELLSEAENAWAQREWSIQHVLFPSMRLFLKPPTSMATNGTFVKVASLEKLYKIFERC from the exons atgaCTGCCCGGAGGAAAACGCTACAGAATTCTGCTGATGACTATCCCAAAATAGTGGACTTAATCTGTAGGTTTGCAATCCATCACAAAAGTGTAAGCTTCTCTTGTAGAAAG CATGGAGCTGCTAGAGCTGATGTTCACTCAGTTGCTACATCTTCAAGGCTTGACGCAATCAGGTCTGTTTACGGGTTGTCAGTTGCTCAACAGCTGATGATTGTAGAAGCTTCTGATGACGATCCATCGAGTTCGATTTTCAAAATGGAaggtttgatatcaaattttaattacATAGCAAAGAAGGCAACTGTGGTGCTTTTTATCAATG ATAGACTTGTGGAGTGTGGTGCTTTAAAGAGGGCAATTGAAATTGTTTATGCTGCAACATTGCCGAAAGCATCGAAACCATTCATTTACTTGTCAATCAAATTGCCGCCTGAGCACATTGATGTGAACGTGCATCCAACAAAGAAAGAG GTAAGCCTACTGAAACAAGAAGTTATAATTGAGAAGATACAGTCTGTCATAGAATCCAAACTAAGGAACTCTAACGAGTCACGGACATTTCAAGAGCAG CAGAGAATGGATTCGACATCTTCTGTTTCTATGACTGAGAGCAAAGATTCTCCTAGTCACCCTTCACCTTCTG GTTCAAAGTCGCAAAAGGTTCCAGTGCACAAAATGGTACGGACGGATTCGCAGGATCCTGCTGGAAGGTTGCACGCATACTTGCAAATTAAACCTTGTAGCAATCTTGCAGGAAGTTCTCTCTTGACCTCTGTGAG GTCTTCTGTCAGGCAAAGGAGGAACCCCAGGGAAACTGCAGATCTTTCTAGCATTCAGGAACTTACTAAAGAGATTGATTCTGGTTGTCACTCTG AGTTGCAGGATATTGTTGGTCATTGTACATATATTGGGATGGCTGATGATGTATTTGCACTGCTTCAGCACAATACACACCTTTATCTCGTTAATGTGGTAAACTTGAG caaagaacttatttaccagCAAGTCTTACGGCGGTTTGCCCATTTTACTGCAATTCAACTGAGCAATCCGGCTCCATTGCCAGAACTGATAATGCTTGCACTGAAAGAGGAGGATTTGGATCCAGAAGGCAATGAAGATGCTGAACTAAAGGAAAAGATTGCTGAA ATGAATACGGAACTACTTAAGCAAAAGGCTGAATTGCTGGAGGAGTATTTTGGCATTCATATTGATTCAAGTGGTAATTTGTCCAGGCTTCCAATTGTACTTGACCAGTACACTCCAGACATGGACCGTGTTCCGGAGTTCATTCTTTGTCTGGGCAATGAT GTTGAATGGGAAGACGAGAGAACTTGTTTTCAAACAATCGCTGCTGCTATTGGGAATTTCTATGCCTTTCATCCTCCGCTGTTGCCTAATCCATCAGACAATGGCTTGAAGTTTTACAAGAGAGATCCCTCTGATGGTCATGAAATGAGAGATACCGCAAAAAATTCTG ATAGTGTGAAGGAAGACATTGACCATGAACTACTTTCGGAGGCCGAGAACGCTTGGGCTCAGCGTGAATGGTCAATTCAACATGTTTTATTTCCCTCCATGAGACTTTTTCTGAAGCCTCCTACTTCAATGGCTACAAATGGAACATTTGTCAAG GTGGCTTCACTGGAgaagctttataaaatttttgaaagatgCTAA
- the LOC140810131 gene encoding DNA mismatch repair protein MLH1 isoform X2: MDMEPPRIHRLDEAVVNRISAGEVIQRPLSAVKELVENSLDAGSTSISVTLKDGGLKLIQVSDDGHGIRYEDLPILCERHTTSKLSKFEDLQCIKSMGFRGEALASMTYVGHVTVTTITEGQLHGYRTTYRDGLMEHEPKPCAAVKGTQIMIENLFYNMTARRKTLQNSADDYPKIVDLICRFAIHHKSVSFSCRKHGAARADVHSVATSSRLDAIRSVYGLSVAQQLMIVEASDDDPSSSIFKMEGLISNFNYIAKKATVVLFINDRLVECGALKRAIEIVYAATLPKASKPFIYLSIKLPPEHIDVNVHPTKKEVSLLKQEVIIEKIQSVIESKLRNSNESRTFQEQRMDSTSSVSMTESKDSPSHPSPSGSKSQKVPVHKMVRTDSQDPAGRLHAYLQIKPCSNLAGSSLLTSVRSSVRQRRNPRETADLSSIQELTKEIDSGCHSELQDIVGHCTYIGMADDVFALLQHNTHLYLVNVVNLSKELIYQQVLRRFAHFTAIQLSNPAPLPELIMLALKEEDLDPEGNEDAELKEKIAEMNTELLKQKAELLEEYFGIHIDSSGNLSRLPIVLDQYTPDMDRVPEFILCLGNDVEWEDERTCFQTIAAAIGNFYAFHPPLLPNPSDNGLKFYKRDPSDGHEMRDTAKNSDSVKEDIDHELLSEAENAWAQREWSIQHVLFPSMRLFLKPPTSMATNGTFVKVASLEKLYKIFERC; the protein is encoded by the exons ATGGATATGGAGCCTCCGAGGATTCACCGCCTTGATGAGGCGGTAGTGAACAGGATTTCCGCTGGAGAGGTTATTCAACGGCCACTTTCTGCCGTGAAAGAGCTCGTGGAGAACAGCCTCGACGCGGGTTCCACCTCTATCTCAGTAACTCTCAAGGACGGTGGCCTCAAACTTATCCAAGTCTCCGACGATGGACATGGCATTCGA TACGAAGATCTGCCGATTCTTTGTGAAAGGCACACAACCTCGAAACTGAGTAAATTTGAGGACTTACAGTGCATTAAGTCGATGGGGTTTAGAGGGGAGGCTTTGGCAAGTATGACCTATGTTGGTCATGTCACAGTTACGACTATTACCGAGGGTCAGTTGCACGGTTACAG GACTACATATAGAGATGGTTTGATGGAGCATGAACCCAAGCCTTGTGCAGCTGTTAAAGGTACCCAAATCATG ATcgaaaatttattttacaacatgaCTGCCCGGAGGAAAACGCTACAGAATTCTGCTGATGACTATCCCAAAATAGTGGACTTAATCTGTAGGTTTGCAATCCATCACAAAAGTGTAAGCTTCTCTTGTAGAAAG CATGGAGCTGCTAGAGCTGATGTTCACTCAGTTGCTACATCTTCAAGGCTTGACGCAATCAGGTCTGTTTACGGGTTGTCAGTTGCTCAACAGCTGATGATTGTAGAAGCTTCTGATGACGATCCATCGAGTTCGATTTTCAAAATGGAaggtttgatatcaaattttaattacATAGCAAAGAAGGCAACTGTGGTGCTTTTTATCAATG ATAGACTTGTGGAGTGTGGTGCTTTAAAGAGGGCAATTGAAATTGTTTATGCTGCAACATTGCCGAAAGCATCGAAACCATTCATTTACTTGTCAATCAAATTGCCGCCTGAGCACATTGATGTGAACGTGCATCCAACAAAGAAAGAG GTAAGCCTACTGAAACAAGAAGTTATAATTGAGAAGATACAGTCTGTCATAGAATCCAAACTAAGGAACTCTAACGAGTCACGGACATTTCAAGAGCAG AGAATGGATTCGACATCTTCTGTTTCTATGACTGAGAGCAAAGATTCTCCTAGTCACCCTTCACCTTCTG GTTCAAAGTCGCAAAAGGTTCCAGTGCACAAAATGGTACGGACGGATTCGCAGGATCCTGCTGGAAGGTTGCACGCATACTTGCAAATTAAACCTTGTAGCAATCTTGCAGGAAGTTCTCTCTTGACCTCTGTGAG GTCTTCTGTCAGGCAAAGGAGGAACCCCAGGGAAACTGCAGATCTTTCTAGCATTCAGGAACTTACTAAAGAGATTGATTCTGGTTGTCACTCTG AGTTGCAGGATATTGTTGGTCATTGTACATATATTGGGATGGCTGATGATGTATTTGCACTGCTTCAGCACAATACACACCTTTATCTCGTTAATGTGGTAAACTTGAG caaagaacttatttaccagCAAGTCTTACGGCGGTTTGCCCATTTTACTGCAATTCAACTGAGCAATCCGGCTCCATTGCCAGAACTGATAATGCTTGCACTGAAAGAGGAGGATTTGGATCCAGAAGGCAATGAAGATGCTGAACTAAAGGAAAAGATTGCTGAA ATGAATACGGAACTACTTAAGCAAAAGGCTGAATTGCTGGAGGAGTATTTTGGCATTCATATTGATTCAAGTGGTAATTTGTCCAGGCTTCCAATTGTACTTGACCAGTACACTCCAGACATGGACCGTGTTCCGGAGTTCATTCTTTGTCTGGGCAATGAT GTTGAATGGGAAGACGAGAGAACTTGTTTTCAAACAATCGCTGCTGCTATTGGGAATTTCTATGCCTTTCATCCTCCGCTGTTGCCTAATCCATCAGACAATGGCTTGAAGTTTTACAAGAGAGATCCCTCTGATGGTCATGAAATGAGAGATACCGCAAAAAATTCTG ATAGTGTGAAGGAAGACATTGACCATGAACTACTTTCGGAGGCCGAGAACGCTTGGGCTCAGCGTGAATGGTCAATTCAACATGTTTTATTTCCCTCCATGAGACTTTTTCTGAAGCCTCCTACTTCAATGGCTACAAATGGAACATTTGTCAAG GTGGCTTCACTGGAgaagctttataaaatttttgaaagatgCTAA
- the LOC140810132 gene encoding probable polygalacturonase At1g80170: MNKLTYLCFLVLLIVPIKCEDGVFPKKFAIFEDIEEWEVEEDEGDEFDEMLEFPSWRSGHGRNKILVNVDAFGAVGDGVSDDTQAFVNAWKQACSSPTKSVFLVPEGRRYLVNATRFRGPCADKIVIQIEGTIVAPDEPKNWDPKNPRMWLDFYNINKAIFQGNGVIDGSGSKWWAESCKKNKSNPCKGAPTALTIDSSSAVRVKGLTIQNSQQMNFVISRSDSVRVTGVKVSSPEDSPNTDGIHITGSTNVVLQNCKIGTGDDCISIVNASSRIKMKNIYCGPGHGISIGSLGKDNSTGIVEQVVLDNAFIRGTTNGLRIKTWQGGSGYVRSIRYQDVRMDNVSNPIIIDQFYCDSPTTCQNQTSAVEISQVMYRNITGTSKTQKAMKFACSDTVPCTHIVLNNINLQSMDGTVETYCNSAAGFGYGYVQPSAECLSSSDKDTSILQEKETDSSHQNSREHIIHTEL; encoded by the exons ATGAACAAGTTAACATATCTTTGCTTTCTTGTTTTGCTTATAGTGCCCATTAAATGTGAAGACGGGGTTTTTCCAAAAAAGTTTGCGATTTTTGAAGATATAGAGGAATGGGAGGTGGAAGAAGATGAAGGCGACGAATTTGATGAGATGTTGGAGTTTCCATCTTGGAGAAGTGGGCATGGCCGGAACAAGATTCTTGTTAATGTAGACGCATTTGGTGCGGTTGGGGATGGAGTATCGGATGATACTCAG GCCTTTGTAAATGCTTGGAAGCAAGCTTGTTCTTCACCAACAAAATCAGTCTTTTTGGTTCCTGAAGGGAGACGCTATCTTGTCAATGCCACAAGATTTAGAGGGCCTTGTGCTGATAAGATAGTAATCCAG ATTGAAGGAACTATTGTAGCACCCGATGAGCCAAAGAATTGGGATCCAAAGAACCCCAGAATGTGGCTTGATTTTTACAATATAAACAAGGCCATTTTCCAAGGAAATGGAGTTATTGATGGATCAGGCAGCAAATGGTGGGCTGAATCTTGCAAAAAGAACAAGTCCAAC CCATGCAAAGGAGCACCAACG GCTTTAACTATAGATTCAAGCTCCGCTGTAAGAGTCAAAGGACTCACCATTCAGAACAGCCAACAGATGAACTTTGTGATTTCACGTTCTGATTCGGTCCGTGTGACTGGTGTGAAAGTTTCATCTCCTGAAGATAGTCCCAATACCGATGGAATCCATATCACTGGATCCACCAATGTTGTTTTGCAGAACTGCAAAATCGGAACAG GTGACGATTGCATCTCAATTGTTAACGCTAGCTCCAGAATCAAGATGAAGAATATATATTGTGGACCTGGTCATGGAATTAG CATAGGTAGTCTTGGGAAAGACAACTCCACCGGTATAGTCGAGCAGGTTGTACTGGATAATGCATTCATTCGAGGTACAACAAATGGCCTTAGGATCAAGACTTGGCAG GGGGGTTCTGGTTATGTGCGATCCATACGTTATCAAGATGTGAGGATGGATAATGTCTCCAATCCAATTATCATAGACCAATTCTATTGTGATTCACCAACTACTTGTCAAAATCAG ACTTCAGCTGTGGAAATAAGCCAAGTAATGTACCGGAATATTACGGGGACTTCAAAAACCCAAAAGGCCATGAAATTTGCATGCAGTGACACAGTCCCCTGCACCCACATAGTTCTAAACAACATCAACTTACAGAGCATGGATGGAACTGTGGAAACCTACTGCAACTCTGCTGCAGGCTTTGGTTACGGATATGTTCAGCCTTCAGCAGAATGCCTATCATCTTCAGACAAGGACACAAGTATCCTTCAGGAAAAAGAAACTGACAGCAGCCACCAAAATAGCAGAGAACATATCATCCATACAGAATTATGA
- the LOC140810133 gene encoding uncharacterized protein, with translation MDGPLENDICSICHSNFNTPCQANCSHWFCGSCILQVWDHGPAFHPCKCPLCRREITLLVPSEASSRQCNTVNTAEIFPRIERYNRRFGEQSNGLMQRMQDLPFLLRRLLRDIRDPQRTLPLFIRARVYLAMVASAIYVLSPVDIIPEGLLGIIGFVDDLIIILMCFLHVAALYRAVLLSRHGGS, from the exons ATGGATGGGCCACTGGAAAATGATATCTGCTCGATATGTCACTCCAATTTCAATACCCCTTGCCAAGCCAATTGCTCCCATTGGTTTTGCG GTAGTTGTATATTACAAGTTTGGGATCATGGACCCGCCTTTCACCCCTGTAAATGTCCCCTATGCCGACGCGAAATCACCTTGCTGGTTCCCAGCGAAGCATCATCAAGGCAATGCAACACGGTCAACACCGCGGAGATCTTTCCAAGAATTGAAAGATATAACCGTCGATTTGGTGAACAGTCAAATGGTCTCATGCAG AGAATGCAAGACCTACCCTTTCTTCTCAGGAGACTGTTACGAGATATTAGAGATCCACAAAGAACACTTCCACTTTTTATCAGGGCACGTGTTTACTTGGCA ATGGTTGCTAGTGCTATATATGTTCTTAGCCCAGTGGACATTATTCCTGAAG GACTGCTAGGTATAATTGGCTTTGTGGATGATTTGATTATCATACTCATGTGCTTCCTGCATGTTGCTGCCCTGTATCGAGCTGTTCTCCTTTCTCGGCATGGAGGTTCATAA
- the LOC140810504 gene encoding agamous-like MADS-box protein AGL80, whose product MVRSKIRYELIADERARRETFRKRKPGLFKKLNELKTLCDIEACAVVYNGDGTQPETWPSLDEASRVVQKFKNLPSSLQKTNMVNQEGFLMQNLARLEKNLGKESEKIESLEKELLLARCLHNVGVDVANSDDLREMLCLLERKIRMINHKISKIETSDSTMVAGGAKASKHKGRDEKLKQLI is encoded by the coding sequence ATGGTTCGTTCAAAGATAAGATACGAGTTAATTGCTGATGAACGTGCCCGACGTGAGACGTTTAGGAAAAGGAAACCGGGTTTATTTAAAAAACTAAATGAGTTGAAAACACTATGTGATATTGAAGCTTGTGCAGTTGTCTACAATGGAGATGGAACTCAGCCCGAAACTTGGCCCTCCCTTGATGAAGCATCCCGTGTAGTTCAGAAGTTCAAAAATTtaccttcttctttacaaaaaaCCAACATGGTAAATCAAGAAGGGTTTCTTATGCAAAACTTGGCTAGGCTAGAGAAAAATTTGGGCAAAGAGAGTGAGAAAATTGAGTCCTTGGAAAAGGAACTACTCTTAGCTAGGTGTCTACACAATGTTGGGGTGGATGTGGCCAATTCAGATGATTTGCGTGAGATGCTTTGCCTATTGGAGAGGAAGATTCGAATGATTAATCATAAGATTTCTAAAATTGAGACGTCTGATTCTACTATGGTTGCGGGTGGTGCAAAAGCATCTAAACACAAAGGTCGTGATGAAAAATTAAAGCAGCTCATTTGA